The following are from one region of the Segatella oris genome:
- the nuoH gene encoding NADH-quinone oxidoreductase subunit NuoH, translated as MYDFSIVTRWIDSLLRHTLNLGDFWSILIECVLVGICILTAYALIAIVLIFMERKVCAYFQCRLGPMRVGPWGIFQVFADVLKMLIKEIFAVDKADKMLYYIAPFLVIIASVGTFSFLPWNKGAAVLDFNVGVFLLTAISSIGILGVFLAGWGSNNKYSVVSAMRGAVQMISYEMSLCLCLISAVVLTGTMQIGGIVEAQHGAWLIFQTPVTWLAFLVFLVAGNAEANRGPFDLAEAESELTAGYHTEYSGMGFGFYYLAEYLNLFVISGIAATVFLGGWMPLHVAGLDGFNAVMDFIPGIIWFFVKTFAIVWILMWIRWTFPRLRIDQILKLEWKYLMPLMLVILTLTTVWVALV; from the coding sequence ATGTATGATTTTAGTATAGTAACAAGATGGATTGACAGTCTTCTCCGTCACACGTTGAATCTTGGAGATTTCTGGTCGATTTTGATAGAGTGTGTACTGGTAGGCATCTGCATTCTCACAGCCTATGCACTGATTGCTATCGTGCTAATCTTCATGGAACGTAAGGTTTGCGCCTATTTCCAGTGTCGTCTTGGCCCGATGCGTGTTGGTCCTTGGGGGATCTTCCAGGTGTTTGCTGACGTGTTGAAGATGTTGATTAAGGAAATCTTTGCTGTTGATAAGGCAGACAAGATGCTTTATTACATTGCTCCTTTCTTGGTTATCATTGCATCTGTCGGCACATTCTCTTTCCTTCCTTGGAACAAAGGTGCTGCAGTGCTCGACTTCAATGTTGGCGTTTTCCTGCTGACAGCAATTTCGAGTATTGGCATTCTGGGTGTCTTCTTGGCAGGTTGGGGTAGTAACAACAAGTATTCTGTAGTCAGTGCCATGCGTGGTGCAGTTCAGATGATATCCTATGAAATGTCATTATGCCTGTGCCTTATCAGTGCAGTTGTCTTGACAGGTACCATGCAGATTGGTGGTATTGTGGAAGCACAGCACGGAGCATGGCTTATATTCCAGACCCCAGTTACATGGCTTGCTTTCTTGGTGTTCCTCGTTGCAGGCAATGCTGAGGCTAACCGTGGCCCATTTGACTTGGCAGAGGCTGAGAGTGAGTTGACAGCCGGTTATCATACAGAGTATTCCGGTATGGGCTTCGGTTTCTATTATCTGGCTGAATACTTGAACCTGTTTGTTATCTCGGGTATTGCTGCTACAGTGTTCTTGGGAGGCTGGATGCCTTTGCATGTAGCTGGTCTTGACGGTTTCAATGCCGTGATGGATTTCATTCCGGGCATCATCTGGTTCTTTGTAAAGACGTTTGCAATTGTGTGGATCCTGATGTGGATTCGCTGGACATTCCCTCGTCTTCGTATTGACCAGATATTGAAATTGGAGTGGAAGTATCTCATGCCATTGATGCTTGTCATTCTGACTTTGACAACCGTTTGGGTTGCCTTGGTTTAA
- a CDS encoding NADH-quinone oxidoreductase subunit C — protein sequence MKLNNIELQFDDFAAEMAKLKNEKHFDYLVTIIGEDFGEEGLGCIYILENTESHERCSVRTIAKQIGKEYVIPTTIHLWNAANLLEREVFDFLGIKFLGHPDMRRLFMRNDFKGYPLRKDFDASPEANMFPTTDEPESDFTTEWNLDKQGNLVATQHRMFDEDDFIVNLGPNHPSMHGVLRLQTVLDGETVKHIYPHLGYIHRGMEKMCESMTYPQTLAFTDRLNYLCAMMHRHALVGVIEEGMGIELSDRIQYIRTIMDELQRIDNHLLFLGTCAQDLSALTAFLYCMRDREHVLNVMEETTGGRLIQNYYRIGGLQDDIDPNFVQNVKTLCKYLRPMVQEYLDVFGDNVITHQRLEGVGPMNLEDCINYAVTGPAGRAAGWHNDVRKNHPYAMYSKVDFEEVTLTGADSMARYMVHIKEIYQSLNIIEQLIDNIPEGEFYIKQKPIIKVPEGQWFFSVEGGAGEFGVYLDSRGDKSPYRLKMRPMGLTLTGAFDKMLKGQKLADLVATGAAIDFVIPDIDR from the coding sequence ATGAAATTAAATAACATAGAACTTCAATTCGATGACTTTGCCGCAGAGATGGCGAAGTTGAAGAACGAAAAGCATTTCGACTATCTTGTTACCATTATTGGTGAAGACTTTGGTGAGGAAGGCTTGGGCTGTATCTATATTCTTGAGAACACAGAAAGCCATGAACGCTGCTCGGTCAGAACGATTGCAAAGCAGATAGGTAAGGAATATGTCATTCCAACCACGATTCATCTGTGGAATGCTGCCAACTTGCTTGAGCGTGAAGTGTTTGATTTCTTGGGCATCAAGTTCCTTGGTCATCCAGACATGCGCCGTCTGTTCATGCGTAATGACTTTAAAGGCTATCCGCTCCGCAAGGATTTTGATGCGAGTCCTGAAGCCAACATGTTCCCGACAACCGATGAACCAGAGAGTGATTTCACTACGGAATGGAACCTCGACAAGCAGGGAAACTTGGTTGCAACCCAGCATCGCATGTTTGATGAAGATGACTTCATCGTGAACTTGGGCCCTAACCACCCGAGCATGCACGGTGTGCTTCGCTTGCAGACGGTGCTCGATGGTGAAACCGTGAAACACATCTATCCTCATTTGGGATATATTCATCGTGGTATGGAGAAGATGTGTGAAAGCATGACTTATCCACAGACACTGGCTTTCACCGACCGTCTGAACTATCTTTGTGCCATGATGCACCGTCATGCCTTGGTGGGCGTTATTGAGGAAGGTATGGGCATAGAGCTTTCAGACCGCATTCAGTATATCCGTACCATCATGGATGAACTTCAGCGTATTGACAACCACTTGCTGTTCCTTGGCACCTGTGCACAGGACTTGAGCGCGCTGACCGCATTCCTTTATTGTATGCGCGACCGTGAGCATGTGCTGAATGTCATGGAGGAAACTACGGGTGGACGTCTCATTCAGAACTACTATCGCATTGGTGGTTTGCAGGATGATATCGACCCGAACTTTGTTCAGAACGTGAAGACACTCTGCAAATATCTGCGTCCGATGGTTCAGGAATACCTCGATGTCTTTGGGGATAACGTCATCACACATCAGCGTCTTGAAGGTGTCGGGCCGATGAATCTTGAAGATTGTATCAATTATGCCGTGACAGGTCCGGCCGGACGTGCTGCCGGTTGGCATAACGATGTGCGCAAAAATCACCCTTATGCCATGTATAGTAAGGTTGACTTTGAGGAGGTGACACTGACGGGTGCCGACTCTATGGCACGCTATATGGTTCATATCAAGGAGATTTATCAGAGTCTGAATATCATTGAACAGTTGATAGACAACATTCCTGAGGGTGAATTCTATATCAAGCAGAAACCTATTATCAAGGTGCCCGAAGGCCAGTGGTTCTTCTCTGTTGAGGGTGGAGCTGGTGAGTTTGGCGTATATCTTGACTCACGTGGCGACAAGAGTCCTTACCGTCTGAAGATGCGTCCAATGGGTCTGACCCTTACAGGTGCATTCGACAAGATGCTGAAGGGACAGAAGTTAGCCGACCTTGTGGCTACAGGTGCAGCAATTGATTTCGTTATACCAGATATTGATAGATAA
- the nrfH gene encoding cytochrome c nitrite reductase small subunit — protein MKRLTYTNLKTGWKSFVNRLSYRQKIIITTLCGITFGLVVLFMYLLRMHTYIVGDDPAACINCHIMSPYYATWSHSSHGRDVTCNDCHVPNNNIASHYFFKGMDGMKHVAYFVTHSERQAIEAEDASAEVIMDNCIRCHKQLNQEFVKTGRIDYMMAKRGEGKACWDCHRNVPHMGMNSLSSTPGAEFVEPMPPDPVPAWLQRALGHKPYEGPKQGK, from the coding sequence ATGAAGCGACTGACCTATACCAATCTGAAAACCGGATGGAAATCGTTTGTCAACAGACTATCCTATAGACAGAAGATCATCATAACGACTTTATGCGGCATCACGTTCGGCTTGGTGGTTTTATTCATGTATCTTCTTCGCATGCACACCTACATTGTGGGGGATGACCCTGCAGCCTGCATCAACTGCCATATCATGTCGCCCTATTATGCCACATGGTCGCACTCTTCACATGGCCGTGATGTCACCTGCAACGACTGCCATGTGCCCAACAACAACATCGCTTCACACTATTTTTTCAAGGGTATGGACGGCATGAAGCACGTGGCCTACTTCGTCACTCACAGCGAACGTCAGGCTATTGAGGCCGAAGACGCTTCAGCAGAAGTCATCATGGACAATTGCATCCGCTGCCACAAACAACTCAATCAGGAATTCGTGAAGACTGGACGCATTGACTACATGATGGCCAAGCGCGGGGAGGGAAAGGCCTGCTGGGACTGTCACCGCAACGTGCCTCACATGGGAATGAACTCGCTTTCATCCACTCCGGGAGCTGAATTTGTTGAGCCTATGCCACCCGATCCCGTACCCGCTTGGCTGCAAAGAGCCTTGGGCCACAAGCCTTATGAGGGGCCGAAGCAAGGAAAATAA
- the rbr gene encoding rubrerythrin: MKKKFICTVCGYIYEGAEAPAECPVCHVKADKFKEFNPQALKGTKTEQNLKDAFAGESQAHTKYLYYASKAKKDGYEQIAELFTETALNEKEHAKLWFKFLHEGDIPTTTTNLADAAAGENYEWTDMYEQMAKQAIADGFPELAVKFRSVGAIEKRHEERYRKLLNNIEEGIVFSKDGDRVWQCRNCGHIHIGKTAPEVCPVCNHPKSFFQVAAENF, from the coding sequence ATGAAAAAGAAGTTTATCTGTACCGTTTGTGGTTACATTTATGAAGGAGCAGAGGCACCTGCAGAGTGCCCGGTATGTCACGTGAAAGCTGACAAGTTTAAGGAATTCAACCCACAGGCTCTGAAGGGAACGAAGACCGAGCAGAATCTGAAAGATGCCTTTGCCGGCGAGAGTCAGGCTCACACCAAGTATCTTTACTATGCTTCAAAGGCCAAGAAAGATGGTTATGAGCAGATTGCAGAACTCTTCACAGAGACTGCGCTCAATGAGAAAGAGCATGCAAAATTGTGGTTCAAGTTCCTGCATGAGGGTGATATTCCCACAACAACTACGAATCTTGCAGACGCAGCTGCAGGCGAGAACTACGAGTGGACCGACATGTATGAGCAAATGGCAAAGCAGGCTATTGCAGACGGTTTCCCTGAATTGGCAGTGAAGTTCCGCTCTGTAGGTGCTATCGAAAAGCGTCATGAAGAGCGCTATCGCAAGCTGTTGAATAATATTGAAGAAGGTATTGTTTTCTCTAAAGATGGAGACCGTGTATGGCAGTGTCGTAACTGCGGCCACATTCATATTGGCAAGACGGCTCCTGAAGTTTGTCCGGTTTGCAACCACCCGAAGAGTTTCTTCCAGGTTGCAGCTGAAAATTTCTAA
- a CDS encoding hydrogen peroxide-inducible genes activator, producing MTLQQLEYIMAVYRHKHFAKAAEACNVTQPTLSSMIQKLEEELGVKIFDRKRQPILPTPIGQHIIDQGWEILQHAKQLKSSVDEEKHSLSGTFRVGILPTIAPYLIPRFFPQLMQHYPELDIRIREMQTHEIKKALEQGDIDVGILAELEGMGEFETIHLFYEQFFGYVAKNDPLYINKVIHTADLKGEYLWMLDEGHCFRDQLVKFCQLKEAKQSQKAYSLGSIETFMRIVENGKGITFIPELAIFQLADSQKELVRPFAIPIPTRDIVIINNKNFVRHTIRQLLIDSIQKAVPADMLKLKQIQQRV from the coding sequence ATGACACTGCAACAATTGGAATATATCATGGCAGTCTACCGCCACAAGCACTTTGCAAAGGCAGCAGAGGCCTGCAATGTGACCCAACCGACACTAAGCTCCATGATACAGAAGCTCGAAGAAGAGTTGGGAGTGAAGATCTTCGACCGCAAGCGGCAGCCTATCCTCCCTACCCCCATCGGTCAGCACATCATTGACCAGGGGTGGGAAATCCTGCAGCATGCCAAGCAACTCAAGTCTTCGGTAGATGAAGAAAAGCATTCGTTGAGTGGCACTTTCCGTGTAGGAATTCTTCCGACTATTGCGCCCTACCTCATTCCCCGCTTCTTTCCACAGCTCATGCAGCACTATCCTGAATTGGATATCCGCATCCGTGAGATGCAGACCCACGAAATCAAGAAAGCGCTCGAGCAGGGAGATATTGACGTGGGCATATTGGCTGAGCTTGAGGGTATGGGTGAATTTGAAACCATCCACCTCTTCTATGAGCAGTTCTTCGGCTACGTGGCAAAGAATGACCCTCTATATATTAATAAGGTGATACACACGGCCGACCTCAAAGGAGAATATCTGTGGATGCTCGATGAAGGGCATTGCTTCAGAGATCAATTGGTGAAATTCTGCCAATTGAAAGAGGCTAAGCAAAGTCAGAAAGCCTATTCCTTAGGCAGTATAGAGACATTCATGCGCATTGTGGAAAACGGGAAAGGCATCACTTTCATTCCAGAATTGGCCATTTTTCAGTTGGCCGACAGTCAGAAAGAACTCGTCCGCCCCTTTGCCATCCCTATTCCTACACGTGATATCGTCATCATCAACAACAAGAATTTCGTGCGCCACACCATCCGCCAGCTGCTTATCGACTCCATCCAGAAAGCTGTTCCGGCCGACATGTTGAAACTGAAACAAATTCAACAACGCGTATAG
- the nrfA gene encoding ammonia-forming cytochrome c nitrite reductase yields MAKQLKKWQGWLLFGGAMVVVFVLGLLCSSLLERRAEVASIFNNRRTPMTDSIVAQNEKFAEDFPREYQSWAMTEDTTFESKYNGSQEKSILEKCPEIVVIWDGYAFSRDYNTPRGHRHCIEDLRKILRTGSPGVDGQKDLQPGTCWTCKGPDVPRLMREKGTNAFYAAKWSDWGGEVMNTVGCSDCHDARTMDLKPARPALYEAWARVGKDVKKASHQEMRSLVCAQCHTEYYFEKENGNYLHFPQEKGLTCEAAEEYYDSIGFYDYIHPLSHAKILKAQHPGYEMFKQGIHGQRNVSCADCHMPYISEGGVKYTDHHIMSPLAHIDRTCQTCHRQDAETLRQNVYERQQKVYDFALKVNKELANAHIYAKFAWDKGATEAEMKQCLSDIRKSQWRWDYSLASHGAAFHAPQEVMRLLANSMMYAKDAQLQATRVAAKHGFTGQIPLPDISTREKAAKYVGLDMKTLHAQKQDFLNTVVPKWIETARKNKRFITKPM; encoded by the coding sequence ATGGCAAAACAACTTAAGAAATGGCAAGGTTGGCTGCTCTTCGGAGGAGCAATGGTTGTTGTTTTCGTCTTGGGCCTTCTCTGCTCTTCGCTTTTGGAAAGAAGAGCTGAAGTTGCCAGCATCTTCAACAATCGCCGTACGCCGATGACCGACTCTATCGTAGCACAGAATGAGAAATTTGCAGAGGACTTTCCACGTGAATACCAGTCATGGGCGATGACCGAAGATACCACTTTCGAGAGCAAATACAATGGGTCACAGGAGAAAAGCATTCTGGAGAAATGTCCTGAAATCGTTGTCATATGGGACGGTTACGCCTTCTCAAGAGACTACAATACCCCACGTGGGCACCGCCATTGCATTGAAGACCTGCGCAAAATCCTGCGCACGGGTTCTCCGGGCGTTGATGGTCAGAAGGATCTTCAACCCGGAACATGCTGGACTTGCAAGGGGCCTGACGTGCCACGGCTGATGCGTGAGAAGGGAACGAACGCATTCTATGCTGCAAAATGGAGCGACTGGGGAGGCGAAGTGATGAACACCGTGGGCTGCTCTGACTGCCATGATGCCCGGACAATGGATCTCAAACCTGCACGTCCGGCCCTCTATGAGGCTTGGGCACGCGTAGGAAAGGATGTCAAGAAAGCCAGTCACCAGGAAATGAGAAGCTTAGTCTGTGCACAATGTCACACCGAGTACTACTTCGAAAAGGAGAACGGCAACTATCTGCACTTCCCACAAGAGAAGGGACTTACCTGTGAAGCAGCCGAAGAATACTATGACAGTATCGGCTTCTATGACTATATTCACCCACTCTCTCATGCTAAAATTCTGAAAGCACAGCACCCGGGTTACGAAATGTTCAAGCAGGGCATCCACGGTCAACGCAATGTTTCCTGTGCTGATTGCCACATGCCTTACATTTCAGAAGGCGGTGTGAAATACACCGACCACCACATCATGAGTCCGCTTGCACACATCGACCGCACCTGCCAGACCTGTCACAGACAGGATGCAGAAACCCTCCGTCAGAATGTCTATGAGCGTCAGCAGAAGGTATATGACTTTGCCCTTAAGGTCAACAAAGAATTGGCCAACGCGCACATCTATGCCAAGTTTGCCTGGGACAAGGGTGCTACAGAGGCCGAAATGAAACAATGCTTGAGTGACATCCGCAAGAGTCAGTGGCGTTGGGACTATTCTTTGGCCAGCCACGGTGCAGCTTTCCACGCTCCACAAGAGGTGATGCGCCTCCTCGCCAATTCGATGATGTATGCCAAGGATGCCCAATTGCAGGCTACACGTGTGGCAGCAAAGCATGGCTTCACGGGCCAGATACCTCTCCCCGACATCTCAACGCGCGAGAAAGCAGCTAAATATGTAGGTCTTGACATGAAGACCCTGCATGCACAGAAGCAGGATTTCCTCAATACTGTCGTTCCAAAATGGATTGAAACGGCACGCAAGAACAAGCGCTTCATAACCAAACCCATGTAA
- the ccsA gene encoding cytochrome c biogenesis protein CcsA, whose translation MTWSYFIIFAIISVICWAVGAVASWKGKKTMAYTLTGIGLAVFFTYILCMWINLERPPLRTMGETRLWYSFFLPLAGLIVYSRWHYKWILPFSCLLATVFVGINILKPEIHSKTLMPALQSPWFAPHVIVYMMSYALLGAAMVMAVYLLFVKKSDATEEELDITDNLVYVGLSFVTLGMLMGALWAKDAWGHYWAWDPKETWAAITWLAYLVYIHYRQYRPSRPKPALIMLIVCFFLLQMCWWGINYLPSAQGVSVHTYNMD comes from the coding sequence ATGACTTGGAGTTATTTTATCATTTTCGCTATCATCTCGGTCATCTGCTGGGCTGTCGGAGCCGTGGCATCATGGAAAGGAAAGAAGACCATGGCCTATACACTGACAGGTATCGGATTAGCCGTTTTCTTCACCTATATATTATGTATGTGGATAAATCTGGAGCGTCCGCCACTCCGCACCATGGGAGAGACACGGCTGTGGTATAGCTTTTTCCTGCCATTGGCAGGCCTCATCGTCTACAGCCGCTGGCATTATAAATGGATACTCCCATTCAGCTGCCTGTTGGCTACGGTGTTTGTAGGCATCAATATCCTCAAACCGGAAATCCATTCCAAGACCTTGATGCCCGCATTGCAGAGTCCTTGGTTCGCCCCTCACGTCATTGTCTACATGATGTCCTATGCCTTGCTCGGGGCAGCCATGGTAATGGCCGTTTATCTGCTGTTCGTCAAGAAGAGCGATGCCACCGAAGAAGAACTCGACATCACTGACAACCTCGTCTATGTAGGCCTGTCGTTCGTCACACTCGGTATGCTCATGGGGGCACTCTGGGCCAAGGATGCCTGGGGACACTACTGGGCCTGGGACCCGAAAGAGACCTGGGCAGCCATTACTTGGTTAGCTTATTTAGTCTATATCCACTATCGTCAGTACCGACCTTCACGCCCGAAGCCGGCCCTCATCATGCTCATCGTGTGCTTCTTCCTGCTGCAAATGTGCTGGTGGGGCATCAACTACTTGCCTTCAGCGCAGGGAGTCAGCGTGCATACCTATAACATGGATTGA
- a CDS encoding Lin1244/Lin1753 domain-containing protein produces MENQRMQKGNMAARNNRAMQSSEVFIRLDISMLNSYDMMLVREKYGIEGWGVVVFIMKYLIERRTDCRAPLYAVNEIARICHKRKNSVLQLIMEFPSLFEIEANGKIFFSPYLLQFFGNSSANEKQINHSLDKLTNETLDNQEVSFPKNKNKEQEQITTKEKKREKTSPSPSQGGECDADGRKLRREESITAMHSAISCVTKQRKTQKTEVRHRTEQTAAAPPTQAEMGVTRELLSQLYQDNEYMTSLERIANLAVRTNFAVRRNLLFWFQYYCQSHAKRVKDIADAKDYLANLMRLGSNTRAHFMAYQNRIYERNYQMKMQSQRNEQQNAGRINAGCCQS; encoded by the coding sequence ATGGAAAATCAACGTATGCAAAAGGGCAACATGGCTGCCCGTAACAACCGTGCCATGCAGAGTTCAGAAGTCTTTATACGTCTTGACATTTCGATGCTCAACTCTTACGACATGATGCTCGTAAGAGAAAAATATGGCATCGAGGGTTGGGGAGTTGTGGTGTTCATCATGAAATATCTCATCGAACGCCGCACAGACTGTCGTGCCCCACTCTATGCTGTGAACGAAATCGCCCGCATCTGTCACAAAAGAAAAAACAGTGTGCTGCAGCTTATCATGGAGTTTCCTTCACTCTTTGAAATTGAAGCCAACGGAAAGATATTTTTTAGTCCGTATTTACTGCAGTTTTTCGGCAATTCTTCTGCAAATGAAAAGCAAATAAATCACAGTTTAGATAAATTAACAAATGAGACACTTGATAATCAAGAAGTTAGCTTTCCTAAGAACAAGAACAAAGAACAAGAACAAATAACGACGAAAGAGAAAAAGAGAGAAAAGACCTCCCCCAGCCCCTCCCAAGGAGGGGAGTGCGACGCCGACGGGAGGAAGTTGAGGAGAGAGGAAAGTATAACGGCCATGCATTCGGCAATATCTTGTGTCACGAAACAACGGAAGACACAGAAAACGGAAGTGCGGCATCGGACCGAACAAACGGCAGCTGCCCCACCCACGCAGGCTGAAATGGGCGTGACACGCGAGCTGTTGAGCCAACTTTATCAGGACAACGAATACATGACAAGTCTCGAACGCATTGCCAATCTTGCCGTGCGGACGAACTTTGCCGTGCGCCGTAACCTGCTCTTCTGGTTCCAATACTACTGCCAATCACATGCCAAGCGAGTGAAAGACATTGCTGATGCCAAGGACTACTTAGCCAATCTGATGCGACTGGGAAGCAATACGCGTGCTCATTTCATGGCGTATCAGAACCGCATCTATGAGAGAAACTACCAAATGAAAATGCAATCACAGCGAAACGAGCAACAAAATGCAGGCAGGATAAATGCAGGCTGCTGTCAATCATAA
- a CDS encoding NADH-quinone oxidoreductase subunit A has product MYFTLFITVLITAVVLVVAAYVIAKLIGPRSYNPVKGEPFECGIPTHGSSWLPMHVGYYLFAILFLMFDIETVFLYPWAVVVKQFGSLALISIGFFLVVLVLGLAYAWRKGALEWK; this is encoded by the coding sequence ATGTATTTTACTTTATTCATTACCGTTTTGATAACGGCTGTGGTTTTGGTGGTGGCAGCTTATGTCATTGCTAAACTCATCGGCCCACGTTCATACAATCCGGTAAAGGGTGAGCCTTTTGAATGTGGTATTCCGACGCATGGCAGCTCCTGGCTTCCTATGCATGTGGGATATTATCTGTTTGCCATCCTCTTCCTGATGTTTGACATAGAGACCGTGTTTCTCTATCCATGGGCTGTAGTCGTTAAGCAATTTGGTTCATTGGCCTTGATAAGCATTGGCTTCTTCTTGGTTGTTTTAGTTTTAGGCCTTGCTTATGCATGGCGGAAAGGAGCGTTGGAATGGAAGTAA
- a CDS encoding cytochrome c biogenesis protein ResB, producing MWNKPWNMKEGTAIVAGLLLVGLLLQFSMGPLDWALFLWPANGITLIVLIIALLIFYLLRRRVYFFSFMTTMQAAIPAIAAAALLTLVMGVARQVPADKPAADLIGLSKMLNFWPFILVYFWMTMLVGEITIKQTARFSWRRLPVITSHLGLFIALTCATLGSADMQRLKMYCEKGQPEWRGLDAYNNVHELPIAIQLNRFTIDEYPPKLMVIDKMGRPIPYKKPEVLLIDDHFKQGSIAGWHIQVDKKIEDAVPALLAGMIKNMPKQMQGMLHMDSLGMAMKKGGYIKSSMAGSACAISITATKGNAMKKGWVTCGSYQFPLETLKLDNGKALVMASREPKRYASDVNIYTQDGKNIMTEIEVNKPYSINGWKIYQLSYNEQMGKWSNVSVFELVRDPWLHAVYVGIYLLIIGAVGMFLTAGKKKEK from the coding sequence ATGTGGAATAAACCTTGGAACATGAAAGAAGGAACGGCTATCGTTGCAGGATTGCTGTTGGTCGGATTGCTTCTTCAATTCTCGATGGGGCCGTTAGACTGGGCCTTATTCCTCTGGCCGGCCAACGGAATAACGCTCATCGTACTTATCATTGCCCTTCTTATCTTTTATCTTCTCCGCCGACGCGTCTACTTCTTCAGCTTCATGACCACGATGCAGGCAGCAATTCCCGCTATTGCTGCGGCTGCATTGCTGACACTCGTCATGGGAGTGGCCCGACAGGTTCCTGCCGACAAACCTGCAGCCGACCTCATAGGATTGAGCAAGATGCTGAATTTCTGGCCGTTCATCCTTGTTTATTTCTGGATGACAATGCTCGTCGGAGAAATCACAATCAAACAGACTGCCCGCTTTTCATGGCGCAGACTGCCCGTCATCACAAGCCATTTAGGTCTTTTCATCGCTCTTACGTGTGCCACGTTAGGCAGTGCAGACATGCAGAGACTCAAGATGTATTGTGAAAAAGGACAACCCGAATGGCGTGGATTAGATGCCTACAACAACGTGCATGAGTTGCCGATAGCCATTCAGCTCAACCGTTTCACAATCGATGAATACCCACCCAAGCTGATGGTTATTGACAAAATGGGACGCCCCATACCCTACAAGAAACCGGAAGTGCTGCTCATCGACGATCACTTCAAGCAGGGTTCCATAGCCGGTTGGCACATTCAGGTGGACAAGAAGATTGAAGACGCTGTGCCCGCACTGTTGGCCGGCATGATCAAGAACATGCCCAAGCAGATGCAAGGCATGCTGCACATGGACTCACTCGGCATGGCCATGAAGAAAGGAGGCTACATCAAGAGCAGCATGGCAGGTTCGGCCTGTGCCATTTCCATTACGGCAACAAAAGGCAACGCAATGAAAAAAGGCTGGGTAACCTGCGGAAGCTATCAGTTTCCATTGGAGACCTTGAAGCTCGACAATGGCAAAGCACTCGTCATGGCAAGCCGTGAACCGAAGCGCTATGCCTCGGATGTGAACATCTATACCCAAGACGGAAAGAACATAATGACCGAAATCGAAGTCAACAAGCCCTATAGCATTAATGGCTGGAAAATCTATCAGCTCAGCTACAACGAGCAGATGGGCAAATGGAGCAATGTCAGTGTGTTTGAACTTGTGCGCGACCCGTGGCTCCATGCCGTCTATGTGGGTATCTATCTGTTAATCATCGGTGCAGTGGGAATGTTTCTCACAGCCGGCAAGAAAAAGGAGAAATAA
- a CDS encoding NADH-quinone oxidoreductase subunit B, producing the protein MEVRKPHIKSIPYDEFKDNDSLEKITQELNEGGVNVIVGSLDQAINWGRSNSLWSLTFGTSCCGIEFMAVGCARYDFSRFGFEVTRNSPRQADLIMCAGTITNKMAPVFKRLYDEIAEPKYVVAVGGCTISGGPFKKSYNVVRGIDELVPVDVYIPGCPPRPEAILYGMMQLQRKVKVEKFFGGANHKMTKEERELSMSKGGLRGLSNETITAAEKLGKKSPIIVTDVPADFDPEKGLTD; encoded by the coding sequence ATGGAAGTAAGAAAACCGCACATCAAGAGTATTCCCTATGATGAATTCAAGGATAATGACTCTCTTGAGAAGATTACCCAAGAACTGAATGAAGGCGGTGTCAACGTTATTGTCGGTTCGCTTGACCAGGCAATCAACTGGGGACGCAGCAACTCACTGTGGTCTTTGACTTTCGGAACGTCATGCTGTGGCATAGAGTTCATGGCTGTGGGCTGTGCCCGTTATGACTTTTCACGTTTCGGTTTCGAGGTTACCCGTAACTCCCCACGTCAGGCCGACCTTATTATGTGTGCCGGAACGATAACCAATAAGATGGCTCCTGTGTTCAAACGCCTCTATGATGAGATAGCTGAGCCGAAGTATGTTGTGGCTGTTGGTGGCTGTACGATCAGTGGAGGCCCATTCAAGAAGAGCTACAACGTTGTTCGTGGCATTGACGAGCTGGTGCCTGTTGATGTCTATATCCCCGGTTGTCCTCCGCGTCCGGAGGCTATCCTTTATGGTATGATGCAGTTGCAGCGCAAGGTGAAGGTGGAGAAGTTCTTCGGCGGAGCCAACCATAAGATGACGAAAGAAGAGCGTGAGCTGTCTATGTCGAAGGGTGGTTTGCGCGGATTGAGCAATGAAACGATTACTGCTGCCGAGAAACTTGGAAAGAAATCGCCTATCATCGTAACGGATGTGCCCGCTGATTTCGATCCCGAAAAAGGTCTAACAGATTAA